In Nocardia sputorum, a single genomic region encodes these proteins:
- a CDS encoding AlbA family DNA-binding domain-containing protein, with the protein MQLQEVLALIASGEGQTVEFKQTTGTSEAATRTLAAFASQPQGGAVIFGVNSDGSPHRGFQLGLETSARLAGTIKAKTLSMTTGLPLAVQMFEFRTPDRLVACVPPGADTGGPYLADGFRWQRVGSSTNKVQIDYQHLARVYQQHLRDDSSYFGIKFCPECGSQDFQTASQVAPHDVLIYIIRCKRCDWSDWSE; encoded by the coding sequence ATGCAACTTCAAGAAGTACTCGCCCTCATCGCCTCAGGGGAAGGCCAAACCGTCGAGTTCAAGCAAACGACAGGTACATCCGAGGCTGCGACAAGAACCCTCGCCGCTTTCGCCAGCCAGCCCCAAGGTGGGGCGGTCATTTTCGGGGTGAACAGCGACGGTTCGCCTCACAGAGGGTTCCAACTCGGCTTGGAGACATCGGCACGTCTAGCCGGAACCATCAAGGCCAAGACGCTATCGATGACCACCGGCCTGCCGCTCGCGGTGCAGATGTTCGAATTTCGAACCCCCGATCGCCTGGTGGCGTGCGTACCTCCAGGCGCGGACACCGGCGGCCCATATCTTGCCGATGGCTTTCGCTGGCAGAGGGTCGGTTCAAGTACGAACAAGGTTCAGATTGACTACCAGCACCTCGCGCGGGTGTATCAGCAGCACCTGCGAGATGACTCCTCGTACTTCGGGATCAAGTTCTGTCCAGAATGCGGCAGCCAAGACTTCCAGACCGCCTCGCAGGTTGCCCCGCATGACGTCCTCATTTACATAATTCGATGTAAGCGATGCGACTGGAGCGACTGGTCGGAGTAG
- a CDS encoding tyrosine-type recombinase/integrase, translated as MAWAEKLPSGKYRGVYRDANGKKRSAGTFARKAEAERQAGNKEVAERRSPTPDGADKMTWGEWEPTWTAARIVRKSTNRSDVARLRDHVRPRWQKEPLRSITTDDVQKWVTDLSNSGMAPSTVAKCYYLLSSSMKAAHLARRIDVNPCKGVTLPKPGPMPERYLDDEEIAAIEASLDAFDLVVVELLLGTGVRLGEAMGLHWESVNIKRRELVVEWAYDPVEHEMNPPKDYERRTIPIGDKLTKLLKVRLDRVGMGKPAPAPVRYPRNARVHSGLVLAHTQGRPFDSSNLRDRFEASVRIAYVGKGRGRHQIGHVRLHDLRHTYASRLLERGIPIEDVSRLLGHASVTTTMRYAHRAKSRWDSVRAALD; from the coding sequence ATGGCGTGGGCGGAAAAGCTCCCCAGCGGCAAGTACAGGGGCGTCTACAGGGACGCGAACGGGAAGAAGCGGAGCGCCGGCACCTTCGCCCGGAAGGCGGAAGCGGAGCGGCAGGCCGGGAACAAGGAAGTCGCGGAACGCCGGTCCCCCACTCCCGACGGAGCCGACAAGATGACGTGGGGCGAGTGGGAGCCGACATGGACGGCCGCACGGATTGTGAGAAAGAGCACAAACCGTTCCGACGTAGCCCGGCTGCGTGACCACGTCCGCCCTCGATGGCAGAAGGAACCGCTGCGCTCGATCACGACAGACGACGTGCAGAAGTGGGTGACCGACCTCTCCAACAGCGGCATGGCACCTTCGACCGTCGCCAAGTGCTACTACCTTCTGAGTTCCTCCATGAAGGCGGCCCACCTCGCTCGCCGCATAGACGTGAACCCGTGCAAAGGCGTCACTCTCCCGAAGCCTGGGCCGATGCCAGAGCGCTACCTCGACGACGAGGAGATCGCGGCTATCGAAGCATCGCTGGATGCATTTGACCTCGTCGTAGTCGAACTGCTGCTCGGTACCGGCGTCCGCCTCGGTGAAGCGATGGGGCTTCACTGGGAGAGCGTGAACATCAAACGTCGCGAGCTCGTCGTGGAGTGGGCCTACGACCCGGTGGAACACGAGATGAACCCACCGAAGGACTACGAGCGCCGAACAATCCCCATCGGAGACAAGCTGACCAAACTGCTCAAAGTCCGCTTGGATCGTGTGGGTATGGGCAAGCCGGCGCCGGCGCCGGTGCGGTATCCCCGTAACGCGCGCGTGCACTCGGGTCTTGTGCTGGCCCATACTCAGGGCCGACCCTTTGACTCAAGCAACCTCCGTGACCGATTCGAGGCGTCGGTACGGATCGCCTACGTCGGCAAGGGCAGAGGACGCCATCAGATTGGACACGTCCGGCTGCACGATCTCCGCCACACCTACGCAAGCCGACTCCTCGAGCGGGGCATACCGATTGAGGATGTGTCGAGATTGCTTGGTCATGCTTCGGTCACGACGACGATGAGATATGCGCACCGCGCCAAGTCGCGATGGGACAGCGTTCGCGCAGCCCTGGATTGA
- a CDS encoding AAA family ATPase: protein MPHRQKVSGAFLTSHRASAGAYSSIANIPTVFSDPNTLFDQYTGEIRTRWSGGWTQKSPQMVFKESLISAAVFGSRGNPNVEFNENAAEIWEGFHNILTQVMPSTLGYIRMRIRTPDVILHTKTGDFILDDASGGLSAILEVAWQIFLRSRTEERFTVLLDEPENHLHPSLQREIIPSLLRAFPRVQFIVATHSPFVVTSAADSAVYALYYNQQRRVEARWLNYSNKAASADETLRQVLGVESTMPKWAETLFDSIVSRYAAEGLDESSLRRLRNELKANGLEPEFSDAVISVADRRKQDPHG, encoded by the coding sequence ATGCCGCACCGCCAGAAAGTTTCCGGAGCGTTTCTTACTTCTCATCGAGCGTCTGCTGGTGCCTATTCGAGTATCGCAAACATTCCGACGGTTTTCAGCGACCCGAATACACTGTTCGATCAATATACTGGAGAAATCCGTACTCGATGGTCCGGCGGCTGGACACAAAAGTCTCCTCAGATGGTATTTAAAGAATCTTTGATTTCAGCAGCCGTATTCGGTTCGCGAGGCAACCCGAATGTAGAGTTCAACGAAAACGCAGCAGAGATTTGGGAAGGCTTCCATAATATTCTGACGCAGGTCATGCCATCAACTCTTGGGTACATCAGAATGCGAATTAGAACGCCGGACGTAATTCTTCATACTAAAACTGGGGACTTCATTCTAGATGACGCTTCAGGAGGTCTAAGCGCAATCCTGGAAGTAGCTTGGCAAATATTCCTTCGGTCAAGAACAGAAGAGCGGTTCACTGTGCTGCTCGACGAACCAGAGAATCATCTACACCCGAGTCTTCAGCGGGAGATCATTCCAAGTCTTCTGCGGGCTTTTCCACGTGTCCAGTTCATCGTTGCGACACACAGCCCATTCGTTGTAACCTCTGCCGCCGACTCGGCAGTCTACGCGTTGTACTACAACCAACAACGGCGCGTCGAGGCAAGATGGCTCAACTATTCGAACAAGGCTGCTAGCGCTGATGAGACCCTACGGCAGGTCTTGGGAGTAGAAAGTACAATGCCAAAATGGGCGGAGACCTTGTTCGATTCCATCGTCAGCCGCTACGCGGCAGAGGGACTCGATGAATCGAGCCTGCGGCGATTGCGAAACGAGTTGAAGGCTAACGGCTTAGAGCCAGAATTCTCTGATGCAGTAATCTCCGTAGCAGACCGCCGCAAGCAGGACCCGCACGGATGA
- a CDS encoding XRE family transcriptional regulator codes for MTKVDLARRLSVIPRTIARYEAGEAPREVAEELATALDFPPGYFERGGAPAFDSAEVRFRAARRATARERDAAAAAGVSGVEIDRWISARYVLPAVSLPSFAGNDPKTAAQLLRGVWGLGTKPLPNLIQLCESRGIRVYSLPPFADAVDAYSMWWSGTPYVFLARRKSPERIRFDLAHEVGHLVLHDAEPCATTAVEREADAFASEFLMPAASIVEYLSPTPSVNDILAVRSQFKVSAMALAFAAHKAGRISDWTYRQVCIELSTRGFRTSEPGGMPNYEMSRVFPQVLSRSNTRRVTARGIAKDLDLPLSDVHALTFGTELRFAQETEVTSEGSHDRPTGQYRLRAV; via the coding sequence ATGACGAAAGTCGATCTGGCAAGACGGCTTTCGGTCATTCCCCGCACGATCGCTCGGTACGAGGCTGGTGAAGCGCCCCGGGAAGTCGCTGAGGAACTCGCGACAGCATTGGATTTCCCACCCGGGTATTTCGAGCGTGGCGGTGCACCAGCGTTCGACTCGGCTGAGGTCCGATTCCGCGCCGCGCGACGGGCGACTGCCCGTGAACGCGATGCCGCGGCGGCTGCAGGAGTGTCGGGTGTGGAGATCGACCGCTGGATCTCCGCTCGGTATGTTCTGCCTGCAGTGTCACTGCCCTCATTTGCGGGCAACGATCCCAAGACCGCCGCGCAACTGTTGCGTGGGGTCTGGGGGCTCGGCACGAAACCGCTACCGAACCTGATTCAGCTGTGCGAATCTCGTGGCATCCGCGTCTACAGCCTTCCGCCCTTCGCCGATGCGGTCGACGCGTACTCGATGTGGTGGTCAGGGACTCCTTATGTGTTCCTCGCGCGCCGTAAATCTCCGGAGAGGATTCGGTTCGACCTGGCCCACGAGGTGGGCCACTTGGTGTTGCACGACGCCGAGCCTTGCGCGACCACGGCCGTCGAGCGTGAAGCCGACGCCTTCGCCTCGGAGTTCCTCATGCCAGCGGCGAGCATCGTGGAGTACCTGTCACCCACCCCGTCGGTCAACGACATCCTGGCGGTGCGCAGCCAGTTCAAGGTGTCTGCGATGGCACTGGCCTTCGCAGCACACAAAGCTGGCCGGATCAGCGACTGGACCTACCGTCAGGTGTGCATTGAGCTATCGACCAGGGGATTCAGGACATCTGAACCTGGTGGAATGCCGAACTACGAAATGTCACGTGTGTTTCCCCAGGTGCTCAGCCGATCGAACACGAGAAGGGTAACCGCCCGGGGCATCGCCAAGGATCTGGATCTTCCACTGAGCGATGTCCACGCGCTGACGTTCGGTACCGAGTTGCGATTCGCTCAAGAAACCGAGGTCACCAGCGAGGGCAGCCACGATCGGCCCACCGGCCAATACCGCCTACGCGCGGTTTAA
- a CDS encoding HNH endonuclease, translating to MRRLIKGDKPNVLSKNEDKWTTDYVTAKRAGTEKKYEKWRHPEIQQALSEETGKRCAYCEQFVADVAYPHVEHIIPKGLQPELAHRWHNLTWACPVCNTNKGEFYHPTDGLLNPYEDEIEEHLRFHGDFASSRLGANRGEITVTQLKLNRIDLVTARVRRLASIKEMLERWYVAVEPMRSVLATAIRIDATDGEFTATVEAYLEREGFPLKQSTS from the coding sequence ATGAGACGTCTGATAAAGGGAGACAAGCCCAACGTTCTGTCAAAAAATGAAGATAAATGGACGACAGACTACGTCACGGCGAAGCGCGCTGGCACCGAGAAAAAGTATGAAAAGTGGCGGCATCCCGAGATACAACAGGCATTGAGTGAAGAAACCGGGAAGCGATGCGCCTACTGTGAGCAATTTGTGGCAGATGTTGCTTATCCGCACGTAGAGCATATTATCCCCAAAGGCCTTCAGCCCGAACTCGCTCATAGGTGGCATAACCTTACCTGGGCATGTCCAGTATGCAACACCAACAAGGGGGAATTCTACCATCCAACTGACGGCTTACTGAATCCGTATGAAGATGAAATAGAGGAACATCTCCGATTTCATGGCGACTTCGCCTCATCACGCCTGGGAGCGAATAGGGGAGAAATAACCGTCACACAACTGAAGCTGAACCGCATTGACCTCGTCACAGCGCGTGTGCGTCGTTTAGCCAGCATCAAAGAGATGCTTGAACGATGGTATGTCGCGGTGGAACCTATGCGCAGCGTGCTCGCAACCGCGATCCGAATAGATGCCACAGATGGAGAATTCACCGCGACAGTCGAGGCTTATCTGGAACGCGAAGGGTTTCCTCTCAAGCAGAGTACATCCTAA
- a CDS encoding DUF2637 domain-containing protein, whose product MSDTLSHSGDTASPSGAAASPAPTTTATQVSPPSWNAAEAVALLSLAAVSIAAFFWSAIALHGVAVMSGIDSRLAWGAPVIVDGPIVQAAFSLVALNRREKIGVVVPAATRRFFWAELAAAELVSLIGNGVHAWKADDLLLPAPAAAAVAGAAPIAALAVTHALTALMEVPRTPAPQATAPVAAATTGDTAPKSGDTEATPADVEATPVEMDATAARDAEILRLHQAGLSYREIAPIVGLHHGSVGKILARLKTEGDTHCEQLASPAPHSVRLIAG is encoded by the coding sequence ATGAGCGACACCCTGTCGCACTCCGGCGACACCGCGTCGCCGTCTGGCGCCGCCGCGTCGCCCGCTCCCACGACCACGGCGACGCAGGTGTCGCCGCCGTCGTGGAACGCCGCTGAGGCTGTCGCCTTGCTGTCGCTTGCGGCAGTGAGCATCGCGGCGTTCTTCTGGTCGGCGATCGCGCTGCACGGTGTGGCGGTCATGTCCGGTATCGACTCCCGATTGGCGTGGGGCGCCCCGGTGATCGTGGACGGCCCGATCGTCCAGGCCGCGTTCTCGCTGGTGGCGTTGAACCGGCGCGAGAAGATCGGCGTGGTGGTCCCGGCCGCGACTCGCCGGTTCTTCTGGGCCGAACTCGCCGCCGCTGAGCTGGTGTCTTTGATCGGAAACGGTGTCCACGCCTGGAAGGCCGACGATCTGCTGCTGCCCGCTCCCGCTGCCGCGGCGGTGGCAGGAGCCGCCCCGATCGCCGCGCTGGCGGTCACCCACGCGCTCACCGCGCTGATGGAGGTCCCCCGCACCCCGGCCCCGCAGGCGACAGCACCCGTCGCGGCGGCGACAACCGGCGACACCGCCCCGAAATCGGGCGACACCGAGGCGACACCCGCCGACGTGGAGGCGACACCGGTCGAAATGGATGCGACAGCAGCACGCGACGCGGAGATCCTGCGGCTGCATCAGGCCGGTCTTTCCTACCGCGAGATCGCCCCGATCGTCGGGTTGCACCACGGCTCGGTCGGCAAGATCCTCGCCCGCCTCAAGACCGAAGGCGACACCCACTGCGAGCAGCTGGCGTCGCCCGCACCCCATAGCGTCCGGCTGATCGCCGGATAA